A region from the Aegilops tauschii subsp. strangulata cultivar AL8/78 chromosome 5, Aet v6.0, whole genome shotgun sequence genome encodes:
- the LOC109771125 gene encoding cycloartenol synthase-like, translating to MWRLKIGEGGGNPLLRTTNGHVGRQVWEFDPAADDPDEVAAVDAARRDFTNRRCQMKNSSDLLMRMQFSKSNGLKMNLPPVKLDQQHGYATEDDILVSLKRAIRSYSTLQAHDGHWPGDYAGTLFLLPSLIVALHVTGALSTVLTSEHQKEIRRYLYNHQNEDGGWGLHIEGTSTMFCTVMIYVALRLLGEGLDSCGAMLQARSWILDHGGATLTPSWGKFFLSVLGVYDWSGNNPLPPELWMMPYFLPIHPGRMWCNCRLVYLPMSYLYGKRFVGATTSIVLDLRKELYDVPYNEIDWDKARNGCAKEDLYYPHSSLQNVIWDTLKKIGEPVLMHWPGSNLRKKALDIVMKHIKYEDETTQYICIAPLNKMLNMICCWVEDPNSEAFKHHTERVYDFLWVAEDGMKMKSYNGSQLWDTTLTVQAIFATGLTEEFSQTIKLAHDYIIHSQIRMDCPGDQSKWYRHISKGGWTHSTADQGWPVSDCTAEALKVLLLLSKIHPELVGEPIETSRLDDAINILLSLMNEDGSFGAYELTRSYEWLEMLNPSESFGGIMIEYPYVECTSSVIQGLVLFREMYPGHYRRKEIDNCIQNASNYIESIQWDDGSWYGCWAICFTYATWYGVRGLVAAGRTYENSQSIRKACEFLLSKEILPSGGWGESYLSSQDKVYTNLEGNRAHAVNTSWAMLALIDVGQGKRDPACLHRAAKVLINFQLEDGEFPQQDIIGATNHNLMLTYAQFRNIFPIWALGEYYRRVMLAT from the exons ATGTGGAGGCTGAAGATCGGGGAGGGCGGCGGCAACCCACTGCTGCGCACAACCAACGGCCACGTCGGCCGGCAGGTGTGGGAGTTTGATCCTGCCGCAGACGACCCCGACGAGGTCGCCGCTGTGGACGCCGCTCGCCGTGACTTCACCAACCGGCGGTGCCAGATGAAGAACAGCTCCGACCTCCTCATGCGCATGCAG TTCTCCAAGTCAAACGGTCTCAAGATGAACCTTCCTCCCGTCAAGTTGGACCAGCAGCATGGCTATGCCACTGAAGACGATATCTTGGTATCTTTGAAGAGGGCAATCAGAAGCTATTCCACTCTCCAGGCACATGATGGGCATTGGCCGGGGGATTACGCTGGCACTTTATTTCTCTTGCCCAGCTTG ATTGTAGCATTGCATGTGACTGGAGCGCTGAGTACTGTGTTGACATCTGAACATCAGAAAGAGATTCGGCGATATCTCTACAATCATCAG AATGAAGATGGGGGTTGGGGACTGCACATCGAGGGAACGAGCACAATGTTCTGTACTGTCATGATCTATGTTGCATTGAGATTGCTTGGGGAGGGGTTGGATTCATGTGGAGCCATGCTGCAAGCTCGGAGTTGGATCTTGGATCATGGAGGAGCAACTTTAACACCATCTTGGGGAAAATTCTTtctttcg GTCCTTGGGGTATATGACTGGTCCGGGAATAACCCATTGCCACCAGAACTATGGATGATGCCTTATTTCTTGCCTATTCATCCAG GGCGCATGTGGTGTAATTGTCGGTTGGTATATTTGCCCATGTCATACCTATACGGGAAGAGGTTTGTGGGCGCTACTACATCAATTGTACTAGACTTGAGGAAAGAGTTATATGATGTCCCGTATAATGAGATTGATTGGGATAAGGCTCGCAACGGGTGCGCCAAG GAAGATCTCTATTATCCCCATTCATCGCTGCAGAATGTCATCTGGGACACTCTCAAGAAAATTGGTGAGCCAGTTCTTATGCACTGGCCTGGCAGCAATTTGCGAAAGAAAGCTCTGGACATTGTCATGAAACATATAAAGTATGAAGATGAAACAACTCAATACATATGCATTGCTCCTTTAAATAAG ATGTTGAATATGATTTGTTGTTGGGTAGAAGATCCAAACTCAGAGGCATTCAAACACCACACTGAAAGGGTCTATGATTTCTTATGGGTTGCTGAAGATGGCATGAAGATGAAG TCTTATAATGGCAGCCAACTATGGGATACAACTTTGACAGTTCAGGCTATATTTGCTACCGGCCTCACGGAAGAATTTTCCCAGACAATTAAACTTGCGCATGACTATATCATACATTCCCAG ATTCGCATGGACTGTCCTGGAGATCAAAGCAAGTGGTATCGTCATATATCCAAAGGTGGATGGACACATTCAACCGCTGACCAAGGGTGGCCTGTATCAGACTGTACCGCAGAAGCATTGAAG GTTTTGTTATTGTTAAGTAAGATTCATCCCGAACTGGTTGGTGAGCCTATAGAAACAAGTAGGCTTGATGATGCAATCAACATTCTGCTATCTTTAATG AACGAGGATGGTAGTTTTGGTGCATATGAGCTAACAAGATCATACGAGTGGCTTGAG ATGCTCAATCCTTCTGAGAGCTTTGGGGGCATAATGATCGAGTATCC GTATGTTGAGTGTACATCATCAGTAATTCAGGGCCTAGTGTTGTTCAGAGAAATGTATCCTGGACATTACCGCAGGAAAGAGATAGACAATTGTATCCAAAATGCTTCGAACTACATTGAGAGCATCCAATGGGATGATGGGTCATG GTACGGGTGTTGGGCAATTTGTTTCACCTATGCTACATGGTATGGAGTTAGAGGATTGGTTGCCGCAGGTAGGACGTATGAGAATAGCCAATCAATCAGAAAAGCATGTGAGTTTCTTTTGTCCAAGGAGATTCTCCCATCTGGAGGATGGGGAGAAAGTTACCTTTCTAGTCAAGACAAG GTTTACACAAATCTTGAAGGAAATAGGGCTCATGCAGTTAACACCAGTTGGGCCATGTTGGCCCTAATTGATGTCGGACAG GGTAAAAGAGATCCTGCTTGTCTACATAGAGCAGCCAAGGTTCTTATCAACTTCCAATTGGAGGATGGAGAGTTCCCTCAACAA GACATTATAGGAGCTACCAATCACAACCTTATGCTCACTTACGCCCAGTTCAGGAACATCTTCCCTATTTGGGCTCTTGGAGAGTACTACCGCAGAGTGATGCTAGCAACATAA